The Streptomyces sp. WZ-12 genome segment CCTCGTCGAGGATGAGCAGCGCCCCGGATTCCCTGGTGTGCTCGCGCAGGAGCCGCAGGAATTCCGGCTCGGCCGGCACACAACCTCCGGAGCCGAGCATCGGCTCCACCAGGACGGCGGCGAGGGACTGGCGATGCGCGTCGAGGAGAGCCTTGGTGCCGTCGATGTCGTTGTAGGTGCCGATCACCCACTCGTGGGGGACGTTGGTCGGCTTCGATCCACCGGTGAAGGCGATCACGCTGCCGTGGTAGGCGCCGTCGAAGACCAGGATCTTGCTCCGGCCGGTCGTCGCGGTGGCTGCCGCCAGGGCGAGCAGGTTGGCCTCGGTCCCGGAGTTGGTGAAGCGGACACGGTCGATGGTGGGAAAGCGCTCGCAGATCCGAGCCGCGAATCGTGCCTCAAGTTCGTTGTGCCCGGACAGCGAGATGCCGTTCGCCAGAGCGGCGCTGACGGCGGAGGCGATGGCCGGGTTGGTGTGCCCGAACAGTCCGGCCGTGAAGTCGCCGAGGAAGTTCACGTATTCGTGCCCGTCCGCATCCCACAGACGGCAGTCCTGGCCCCGGGCGATGCGCAGCGGAAAGGGGCTGTGGAAGAGCACCGTCCGGGTGTTGCCTCCTGGCATGTGCGCACAGGCGGCGTCGAACTGTCGCTGGCTCTCCGGGTTCGCTCGCGTGTAGGCGGCCCGAGCCTCCTGCAACGCCTCGGCCAGTGCCTCACCGCGCGGCGCGGCGGCGCTCCGGGCAGATGTCGTCATCGTTCCTGCCTCCTCCTGGGCCCCGGCGGCGCATGCTGCCGGAAGGGTGGTTCCGTGCCGTGAACTGGTCGCCGACGAATGCGATCACGCCCGCGCCGGCGGGCCGCGTCGCCGTCTTGCTTAGCGGACGCCGAGCGGTTGCCATCTGTCGCCGACCGAAGAAAGTCGTTGGTGCGGAGGGGAGTTGACGCGCCGGCCGGAGCTGCGGGAGTGAAGCGGGGGCTGTCGCCGACGTGGCCGGAAGCGCCTTCCGCTCCTACGCCGCGGGAGCTCCAGGCGCCAAGGCGGCAAGGGCGAGGTCCACGACGGCATTCACGTACTCGGCGTCCACGGGTTGACCCGAGACCAGCAGGCGGTAATGCAGCGGCGCGAAGACGAGATCGAGTGCGGTGTCCGCTGCCACGTCGGTCCGGATGACACCCGCTTCCTGGGCCTCATGCAGCGCCTGCCGGACTGGTGCGCGGCGCGGTTCAAACCACTGCTCGACCATGGCGCGGGCCAGCTCCGGATCGGTCTGCGCCGCTCCGATCAGCTCCCGGAGACGTGTTCCCGCGGACCCTTCCACGTACAGGGCCCGGAACCCATGGGCGAAGGCGCGTAGTTGCGCGGGGAAGTCCTCGCCCCCGTCCGGGAACGGGCCGATGTTCGTCCTGTCGAGGAAGACCTCGAAGACCACTGCCGCCTTCGAGGGCCACCAGCGGTAGAGCGTCTGCCGGCCGACGCCCGCCCGGGCCGCGATCGCGCCCATGGTGACCGATTCGTAGCCGCCCTGCTCCAGTAGCTCGAAGGTGGCGTCGAGGATGGCGCGCCAGGACTCGTGGCTGCGTCGTGCGGGATCGGGTTCGGCAGGCATGGCTCTACCATACAGGAAGCGAGACGAGGCATCTCGTCTTGCCATCGCGGAATCCAGGTGCTTAGCTCGGGCCGAGCGCAAGCTTCTGTCCACCCGAGGGGATGGCACCCGATAACGCGCCCCACCCGCCCCGCCTTCACCGTCGACCGCCGACACCGCTGGCGACTGCGCACGCCGGACGGCGACCCGTTCCTGTCGGTGGGCGTCGTCCATGCCGACGACACCAACCTGCGCTATCCGCACAATCTCGCCATCTACCAGTCCCGGTACGGGAGTTCGCGACGGCGGTGGCTGCGAGAAGGGCTCGTTCCCGACCTGAAGGACTGGGGATTCAACACCCTGGGCTGGACGTCGGAGTACATCAGCGGCGCGGGGCTCGCCTCAGAGGGCGCTGTCGTCGACCTGGGCCACTCCGAGGGCCTGCCGCCTGAAGAACTGGCCGGCGCCGGTATCCCCTACACGCTCTCGCTGCGCGCGGTCGAGATCGAGTACTGGAACGGCTTCCCCGCCTACCGCGACCCCCGTGACCCCACCTTCGCGCAGTGGTGCGATCACCTTGCCAGGACGGTGTGCCGCCCGGACGACCCGAACCTCCTTGGCTACTTCCTCGTCGATGCACCCTGCTGGAACCGCCATCCTGCCGGCGCCGGGTATCCGGCCTCCGAACTCCCGGCGATCGCCGAGGCGTACTACCGCATCAGCACCGAGGCGATCCGACGGCACGACCCGAACCACCTGATCCTGGGAGACCGTTACGGCACCCGGGCCGGCGTGCCCGAAGCCGTGCTCGACGCGATGGCTCCCCGCGTCGACGTGCTGTCAGTGCAGACCTTTCCCGGGCTGGACCCCGCGAGCCTGGACGCCGCCCTGGATCAGATCGGCCGCTGGCACGAGCGGACGAAGCGCCCCGTCCTGATCGCCGACACCGGCAACTGGTGCCCCACGACGATGAGCCCCGGACGCACGGGGTCCGCGCGCGACCAACGTGAACGCGGTGCCGGTTACACCGCTTCCGCGGAGGCGTTCGCGGCGCACCCATGGTGCCTGGGTTGGCACTGGTGCGGCTGGCTGGAGAACCCGCAACGCGGCTTCGGACTCAAGGACCCCTGGGACGAGCCCTACCGGGATCTCACCGAACAAGTCGCAGAGACCAACCGCCGCTTGCTGGAACAGGTCAACCACGACGAGGGCGACCGGACCGCTCGTTCCGCACCCCTCCGATGACGAGGAGGCACCGGCTCCGGTTCGGCGGACTGCCGACGCTTGAGGGTGACCCGCTCTCCCACATCGGCAGGGGCAGCGGGTCTCGTTCCGCGCCGCTGACCGCGTCGTGCGGGAACTCGGCCTGGACCGGCTGGGCCTACGTGGCGTTCGTGTTCGGCGTCCTCACCCGCGCGGCCGTGGGCCGGATCCCAGACGTCCGAGTTGACGGGCACCCCGAACCCAGGAAGGCACGATGCCGCTATGCATCACGTTGTGGCCAGGCTCGACGCGCTCGACCCGGAAGCGGGCGCGGCGATGCGCGTCATCGGGCGGTTCGACGAACTCGTCGCGGGACGCGCGGGGCTGGAGCCGATCCTCGCCGCGGTGGCGGGTCTGACCGGCTCGCCTGCGCGTCTGATCGACGCGCGCCTCCGCGTCGCCCTACGTGCAGACGTGGACGGGCGCGTCACGCGGGCCCGTGGCCCGGTCGAGCCTCGTTGGCCGGCAGCGCCGCTGGAGCCCGCTGGCGCACCGGCCCTGTGGCTCGAACACCTCGGCCCGCCCTCCTTGTTGGCGGGAATGGTCCTTGACCGGGCCGCCTTCGCCGCCCGCGAGGTGCTGCGCCGCACCCGCGGCGTGTCCCGTATGGCCCCGGAGACCTTCCCCGACGACCCCGCCGCCATCGAGGTACTGCTCGACAGCGGTGCGCGCGAGGACGATCGGCGGCACGCGGCAGGGCTGCTGGATCTGCCGGACGACGCGAGGGCGCGGGCGGTCGCTCCCGCTGACGGAGCCGCCACGATCGTCACTGCCGACAAGGTCGCCAACGACGGCGCGGCGCGTAGGTGGAAGGGCACCGGACGGGTCGGCTTCGGCCCGATCGTGCCCTTGCTGGACCTGCCGCACTCGTGGGATCAGGCGCGCACGGCCCTGCGTTTCGCGGCGGAGGGCACGGACCACGACCCGGGACCGAGCACGGTCTATGCCGAGGAGCTCGGCGCCGTGATGCTGCTGGCGGGCGGGCTCGACCCGGCTTCGCCGCCGGCTGACGTCCGCGCGCTGGAGCGGGCCGCCCGATCCGGTCCCGGCGTGCTGCGCACCCTGGTGGAGTTCACCTCGCACGCCAGCCTCCGACTCGCGGCGGCAGCGCTCTACCTGCACCACTCCACGCTCACCGACCGGATCGCGGCCATTGAACACGACCTCGGCTTCCCCGTCCGCGACCCCCAGGGCCGGCTGCGGGTACAGACCGCACTCGCCGTGCGGCGCCTGCTGCTGCACCCGCCCAACTGCCCGACACCACCGACGAGTTGACGGGGCGGGCTAACGGCGGATGACCGGCAGGATGACTCGGCTGGGGTACTCCGCGCCGCGGTGGATCCGGTTGACCGCGACGGCCATCTCAGAGAGGTACTCCTGCGCGATGACCTTGCCGGTGTTGGAATTGCGGTCGTAGCGCGGGAAGTTACTGCTGGAGACCTCCACCATGATCCGGTGGCCCGGCAGGAAGACGTTGGCCGTGGCGATCAGATCGACCCCGATCTCATACACCGTGTCCGGGGTGATGGGCTCGGGCTCCGCGAGCGAGTTCCGGTAGCGCATCCGCTGAATGCCCTCGCACAAGATGATCGCGCGGCCGTCCGGATGCACGTCGACGAGCTTCGCCGTGACATCCGTGTCGGGCGCCGAGGAGCTGACGAACAGCGTGGCCGTGACGGGTCCCGTGACCTCCAGTGGCTCGTCCAACACGTCGGAGACGAACACGAGCACATCGTCGCGATCGTGCAGCGGCCGCTGATCTGCCGGGCCGTCGTAGCCCCCCATGTTCATCATCGTGCCGCCCAGAGAGGGCACGGGCCGGCGAGGGTCGTAGAGATAGGTGTCGACGAACTCCTCCGTCGGCTCGGCCGGTGCGAGCGCGCCCGCGCCGGCCGAGCTGTTGGCCGGCCCGGCACCGCACAGGTAA includes the following:
- a CDS encoding aspartate aminotransferase family protein is translated as MTTSARSAAAPRGEALAEALQEARAAYTRANPESQRQFDAACAHMPGGNTRTVLFHSPFPLRIARGQDCRLWDADGHEYVNFLGDFTAGLFGHTNPAIASAVSAALANGISLSGHNELEARFAARICERFPTIDRVRFTNSGTEANLLALAAATATTGRSKILVFDGAYHGSVIAFTGGSKPTNVPHEWVIGTYNDIDGTKALLDAHRQSLAAVLVEPMLGSGGCVPAEPEFLRLLREHTRESGALLILDEVMTSRLAVGGRQGMLGIEADLTTLGKYLGGGLSFGAFGGRSEIMAAYDPRTPEFLSHAGTFNNNVVTMSAGLAALDEFPPNAADQLTVRGDQLRTELNQLCAQSGAPMVFTGLGSLMTVHFTERTVRCGADVVAGDQELKELFFFDMLSAGIYLARRGMIALSLPIGPSECRELVEAVASFIEHRRRFWA
- a CDS encoding TetR/AcrR family transcriptional regulator; the protein is MPAEPDPARRSHESWRAILDATFELLEQGGYESVTMGAIAARAGVGRQTLYRWWPSKAAVVFEVFLDRTNIGPFPDGGEDFPAQLRAFAHGFRALYVEGSAGTRLRELIGAAQTDPELARAMVEQWFEPRRAPVRQALHEAQEAGVIRTDVAADTALDLVFAPLHYRLLVSGQPVDAEYVNAVVDLALAALAPGAPAA
- a CDS encoding helix-turn-helix domain-containing protein, whose product is MHHVVARLDALDPEAGAAMRVIGRFDELVAGRAGLEPILAAVAGLTGSPARLIDARLRVALRADVDGRVTRARGPVEPRWPAAPLEPAGAPALWLEHLGPPSLLAGMVLDRAAFAAREVLRRTRGVSRMAPETFPDDPAAIEVLLDSGAREDDRRHAAGLLDLPDDARARAVAPADGAATIVTADKVANDGAARRWKGTGRVGFGPIVPLLDLPHSWDQARTALRFAAEGTDHDPGPSTVYAEELGAVMLLAGGLDPASPPADVRALERAARSGPGVLRTLVEFTSHASLRLAAAALYLHHSTLTDRIAAIEHDLGFPVRDPQGRLRVQTALAVRRLLLHPPNCPTPPTS